Sequence from the Oncorhynchus kisutch isolate 150728-3 linkage group LG12, Okis_V2, whole genome shotgun sequence genome:
CAGATTTGGATGTGGAGGCCCTAAGGGAGGAGAGACGGCGCCTTTTGGCGATCTGTTCCTGGCGCTTCTCCTTAGCCTCCTGCAAACAAGGATGAGATTTGTTAGTCCTCCTACATGTTACTCAATGACAAAATTGTTCACGTCATTGGGGATTTTATACATAGACATTTTAAATTAATTAACCATTTTATGAGTAAACTTGCAATCATACATCAACTCGCTTGCAATCGTTGGAATGAAATCAATGGTGTTCACAACATTCAGGGCAATTCATTACACAGAATAGATAATGACTCATATTACAGCCAAATGCCTAAGTAGTGCCTAAGTCCCTTCGGTACCTTCATCCTCTTGGCCAGCAGCTTGGCGTACTCGGAAGCCTCTTCCTTGTTCTTCTGGGTGCGCTGTTTCTTAAGGGCAATGCGGCGGCGCTTGTGCTGCAGCACACGGGGTGTCACTAGCCTCTGGATCCTGGGAGCCTTGGTCCTGGGCTTCTTACCTGGAAAAGATGGGGGAGAAGAGGTGTTACCAGTGGCATTTACTACaaagtgtgtgcgtgcacatggGAAAATAGTTAAGGTTTCAATGTTTATGAAATGTATGTAGATCTTAGTGATTGAGAGTTATAGCTGTTGTTCATTCTAGTTAGCATTCTGAATGTTCACATGAAAGAAATGTCCCAGTCATTCAAAATGTCCCACACAAAACTATAAGTTGCCTCAAATGAGATTTTAGCAAATCTACTTATTGGGAGAGCATTGCAGTTCAACCAGCCATGGTCAGAGGGTCAGGTTGCATCTGGTAAAGCAGCTCTACAGTTTCTGTAGCACAACATTGTCCCCCCTTTGAGGCTACAGACCAGCCAGAAAGGGTCTACTGGTGTGCCAGACAATAACTTTTGCACAATTTGGCAAGCAGAAATATTAGaagttgaaaaaaataaaatcatgCTGTCAAGAGTTTTACAAGTGCTGATGTGCTAAGCTTGTTACCAATCCATTCATTAACAGGACCATTTAGAAGCAGTGTTGGCCTCACCCTCTTTAGTCAGGGGTCTCCTCACAACATACTGCCTGACATCATCCTCCTTGGCCAGGTTGAAGAGCTTGCGGATCTTGCTGGCCCTCTTGGGTCCCAAGCGGCGGGGCACAGTGCTGTCGGTCAGGCCGGGGATGTCCTTCTCACCTGGGAGTTGGAGGGAAAAGGCGTCAGGCcactagatttaaaaaaaaggcTATACAGAAATCACCACCCAAATGGTTAACCACATCCAAGCGCTGGCAGCGGGAGCAGAACAGCACTGAGGATGTTCAAGTTGTTTTCAAAGGTATATAGTCTTGAAACATGCACGTCTTGTTTTCCTTAATGGGTTTTGTAAATTTGTATATTGTGTTTAATAGATTAGATTTATGCAGGACTCATCTTTAAAAAATTAGAAGGCTCTAGTTTCAGTAGGACTTCCCTGTgaaaatgaaggttaaataatacattaaaaaaaatatgaccTTTCAAAATAACCCAATGTTAAAATGGGGAAAGGATTGGGAGAGCATTGCAGTTCAACCAGCCATGGTCAGAGGGTCAGGTTGCATCTGGTAAAGCAGCTCTACAGTTTCTGTAGCACAACATTGTCCCCCCTTTGAGGCTACAGATCAGCCAGAAAGGGTCTACTAAGGTGTGCCAGAGCAAGTGGTT
This genomic interval carries:
- the LOC109901023 gene encoding 40S ribosomal protein S6, which produces MKLNISFPATGCQKLIEVDDERKLRTFYEKRMATEVAADPLGDEWKGYMVRISGGNDKQGFPMKQGVLTHGRVRLLLAKGHSCYRPRRTGERKRKSVRGCIVDANLSVLNLVIIKKGEKDIPGLTDSTVPRRLGPKRASKIRKLFNLAKEDDVRQYVVRRPLTKEGKKPRTKAPRIQRLVTPRVLQHKRRRIALKKQRTQKNKEEASEYAKLLAKRMKEAKEKRQEQIAKRRRLSSLRASTSKSESSQK